A window from Peromyscus eremicus chromosome 5, PerEre_H2_v1, whole genome shotgun sequence encodes these proteins:
- the Tsnaxip1 gene encoding translin-associated factor X-interacting protein 1 isoform X5, with the protein MLAHQREKIRSLEPLKAKIVSMNEDCSERILAMRAEEKYEISLLKKEKMNLLKLIDKKNEEKISLQSEVTKLRKSLAEEYLRYLTERDARKILIGDLNELRYQREDMSLAQSPGVWGEDPVKLTLALKMTRQDLTRTQMELNTMKANFGDVVPRRDFEKQEKINMELQEQLESLRADYEEVRKEHELLLQLHMTTLKERDQFHHELQEIHRTSTPRPDWTKCEGIISGGAERWLMLAEGKNSDQLVDVLLEEIGSGLLREKDFFPGLGFGESVPAFLRFDGPVENKKPSKKEVVNLLVDAWKERIAEEQKESFPDFFFNFLERRFGINDAIAWAYTIFESIKLFHSNEIMSQFYAVLIGKKLESVYINQLETLSHLQKEMANADTQNEGLISMEQFCNILKNTFPLKKEEQIQELMEAAGWGPDNSSTEVFNYRILFTEDEEGQSEPFVQKLREQYDSEKEAYLQELKQDLGLELPDEVNLLKMRGALMNIDPSLDKQTLSTYLSQAFQLPVAELPLEDDEKQEEIVVNLETAIERLQIADIKRAGPRGEPEPTS; encoded by the exons ATGCTGG CCCACCAAAGGGAGAAAATTCGGTCCCTGGAGCCCCTGAAGGCCAAGATTGTCAGTATGAATGAGGACTGCAGTGAGAGGATCCTGGCCATGAGGGCTGAGGAGAAGTACGAAATCTCCTTGCTCAAGAAAGAGAAGATGAATTTGCTAAAACTCATTgataaaaagaatgaagagaagatCTCCTTGCAGAGTGAG gtGACTAAACTGAGGAAGAGCTTGGCTGAGGAGTACCTTCGCTACCTTACTGAGCGAGATGCCCGCAAGATTCTTATTGGGGACCTGAATGAGCTGCGATACCAGCGAGAAGACATGTCACTAGCCCAGTCCCCAG GTGTTTGGGGAGAGGATCCCGTGAAGCTAACGCTGGCACTGAAGATGACACGACAAGACCTGACCCGCACTCAGATGGAACTCAACACCATGAAAGCCAACTTTGGAGACGTGGTACCCAGGAGAGACTTTGAAAAGCAGGAGAAGATCAACATGGAACTTCAAGAGCAG CTGGAAAGCCTGAGAGCTGACTATGAAGAAGTCCGAAAGGAACACGAGTTACTGCTGCAGTTGCACATGACCACACTGAAGGAGCGGGACCAGTTCCATCATGAGCTACAGGAGATCCATCGCACCTCCACCCCGCGACCCGACTGGACCAAATGCGAAG GTATTATATCAGGGGGTGCAGAACGCTGGCTAATGCTGGCCGAAGGAAAGAACAGTGACCAGCTGGTGGATGTGTTGCTGGAGGAGATTGGCAGTGGTCTGCTTCGGGAGAAAGACTTCTTCCCTGGTCTG GGCTTTGGGGAATCTGTCCCTGCTTTCCTTCGGTTTGATGGCCCTGTGGAGAACAAGAAGCCCAGCAAGAAGGAGGTGGTAAATCTCCTTGTAGATGCCTGGAAGGAACGTATTGCAGAGGAGCAG AAAGAGTcattcccagatttcttcttcaatTTTCTGGAGCGTCGCTTTGGGATCAATGATGCCATAGCCTGGGCTTACACCATTTTTGAAAGTATCAAGCTCTTTCACTCCAATGAGATCATGAGTCAGTTCTATGCAGTCTTGATAGGCAAG AAGCTGGAGAGTGTATATATCAACCAATTGGAGACACTGTCCCATCTGCAGAAGGAGATGGCAAATGCTGACACTCAGAATGAGGGGTTAATATCCATGGAGCAATTCTG CAACATCCTCAAGAATACCTTTCCTCTCAAGAAGGAAGAACAGATTCAGGAGCTAATGGAGGCAGCAGGCTGGGGTCCAGACAACAGCAGTACAGAAGTGTTCAACTACCGAATATTGTTTactgag GATGAGGAGGGTCAGAGTGAGCCGTTTGTGCAAAAGCTGCGGGAACAGTACGACAGTGAAAAGGAAGCATACTtgcaagaactgaagcaggacCTGGGCCTAGAGCT CCCTGATGAGGTGAACCTATTGAAGATGCGTGGGGCCCTGATGAACATCGATCCCAGCCTGGACAAGCAGACGCTGAGCACCTACCTGAGCCAGGCCTTTCAGCTCCCTGTGGCAGAACTGCCACTGGAGGATgatgagaagcaggaggagatTGTAGTAAATCTTGAGACTGCGATTGAACGGCTTCAGATAGCAGACATCAAGCGTGCAGGACCGAGAGGAGAGCCCGAGCCAACAAGCTAG
- the Tsnaxip1 gene encoding translin-associated factor X-interacting protein 1 isoform X1: MASPETRYQSFSKSRTRAQSSGENTEAKSVEKRKLSQKRRTLPLQLSMGGHLSPWPTYTSGQTILHKRKPCSEGCRKRANSWQQQPLGASKPRYLEQLENYLRKELLLLDLGTDSAQELRLQPYREIFEFFIEDFKTYKPLLSSIKNAYEVMLAHQREKIRSLEPLKAKIVSMNEDCSERILAMRAEEKYEISLLKKEKMNLLKLIDKKNEEKISLQSEVTKLRKSLAEEYLRYLTERDARKILIGDLNELRYQREDMSLAQSPGVWGEDPVKLTLALKMTRQDLTRTQMELNTMKANFGDVVPRRDFEKQEKINMELQEQLESLRADYEEVRKEHELLLQLHMTTLKERDQFHHELQEIHRTSTPRPDWTKCEGIISGGAERWLMLAEGKNSDQLVDVLLEEIGSGLLREKDFFPGLGFGESVPAFLRFDGPVENKKPSKKEVVNLLVDAWKERIAEEQKESFPDFFFNFLERRFGINDAIAWAYTIFESIKLFHSNEIMSQFYAVLIGKKLESVYINQLETLSHLQKEMANADTQNEGLISMEQFCNILKNTFPLKKEEQIQELMEAAGWGPDNSSTEVFNYRILFTEDEEGQSEPFVQKLREQYDSEKEAYLQELKQDLGLELPDEVNLLKMRGALMNIDPSLDKQTLSTYLSQAFQLPVAELPLEDDEKQEEIVVNLETAIERLQIADIKRAGPRGEPEPTS, encoded by the exons ATGGCCAGCCCTGAGACGCGTTACCAGAGTTTCTCCAAGTCCAG AACACGTGCACAATCTTCAGGAGAGAATACAGAAGCCAAGAGCGTTGAGAAACGAAAGCTCTCTCAGAAACGAAGAACGCTG CCCTTGCAGTTATCCATGGGTGGCCACCTGTCCCCATGGCCAACGTACACCAGTGGCCAGACGATTCTGCATAAACGAAAGCCCTGTTCAGAAGGCTGCCGGAAAAGAGCCAA TAGCTGGCAGCAGCAGCCCCTGGGCGCTTCCAAGCCCAGGTACCTGGAGCAACTAGAGAACTACCTGCGCAAGGAGCTCCTCCTGCTGGACCTGGGCACGGATTCTGCACAAGAGCTGAGGCTGCAG CCTTACAGGGAGATCTTTGAGTTCTTCATAGAGGATTTCAAGACATACAAGCCATTGTTATCCTCCATCAAGAATGCATATGAGGTGATGCTGG CCCACCAAAGGGAGAAAATTCGGTCCCTGGAGCCCCTGAAGGCCAAGATTGTCAGTATGAATGAGGACTGCAGTGAGAGGATCCTGGCCATGAGGGCTGAGGAGAAGTACGAAATCTCCTTGCTCAAGAAAGAGAAGATGAATTTGCTAAAACTCATTgataaaaagaatgaagagaagatCTCCTTGCAGAGTGAG gtGACTAAACTGAGGAAGAGCTTGGCTGAGGAGTACCTTCGCTACCTTACTGAGCGAGATGCCCGCAAGATTCTTATTGGGGACCTGAATGAGCTGCGATACCAGCGAGAAGACATGTCACTAGCCCAGTCCCCAG GTGTTTGGGGAGAGGATCCCGTGAAGCTAACGCTGGCACTGAAGATGACACGACAAGACCTGACCCGCACTCAGATGGAACTCAACACCATGAAAGCCAACTTTGGAGACGTGGTACCCAGGAGAGACTTTGAAAAGCAGGAGAAGATCAACATGGAACTTCAAGAGCAG CTGGAAAGCCTGAGAGCTGACTATGAAGAAGTCCGAAAGGAACACGAGTTACTGCTGCAGTTGCACATGACCACACTGAAGGAGCGGGACCAGTTCCATCATGAGCTACAGGAGATCCATCGCACCTCCACCCCGCGACCCGACTGGACCAAATGCGAAG GTATTATATCAGGGGGTGCAGAACGCTGGCTAATGCTGGCCGAAGGAAAGAACAGTGACCAGCTGGTGGATGTGTTGCTGGAGGAGATTGGCAGTGGTCTGCTTCGGGAGAAAGACTTCTTCCCTGGTCTG GGCTTTGGGGAATCTGTCCCTGCTTTCCTTCGGTTTGATGGCCCTGTGGAGAACAAGAAGCCCAGCAAGAAGGAGGTGGTAAATCTCCTTGTAGATGCCTGGAAGGAACGTATTGCAGAGGAGCAG AAAGAGTcattcccagatttcttcttcaatTTTCTGGAGCGTCGCTTTGGGATCAATGATGCCATAGCCTGGGCTTACACCATTTTTGAAAGTATCAAGCTCTTTCACTCCAATGAGATCATGAGTCAGTTCTATGCAGTCTTGATAGGCAAG AAGCTGGAGAGTGTATATATCAACCAATTGGAGACACTGTCCCATCTGCAGAAGGAGATGGCAAATGCTGACACTCAGAATGAGGGGTTAATATCCATGGAGCAATTCTG CAACATCCTCAAGAATACCTTTCCTCTCAAGAAGGAAGAACAGATTCAGGAGCTAATGGAGGCAGCAGGCTGGGGTCCAGACAACAGCAGTACAGAAGTGTTCAACTACCGAATATTGTTTactgag GATGAGGAGGGTCAGAGTGAGCCGTTTGTGCAAAAGCTGCGGGAACAGTACGACAGTGAAAAGGAAGCATACTtgcaagaactgaagcaggacCTGGGCCTAGAGCT CCCTGATGAGGTGAACCTATTGAAGATGCGTGGGGCCCTGATGAACATCGATCCCAGCCTGGACAAGCAGACGCTGAGCACCTACCTGAGCCAGGCCTTTCAGCTCCCTGTGGCAGAACTGCCACTGGAGGATgatgagaagcaggaggagatTGTAGTAAATCTTGAGACTGCGATTGAACGGCTTCAGATAGCAGACATCAAGCGTGCAGGACCGAGAGGAGAGCCCGAGCCAACAAGCTAG
- the Tsnaxip1 gene encoding translin-associated factor X-interacting protein 1 isoform X2, with amino-acid sequence MGGHLSPWPTYTSGQTILHKRKPCSEGCRKRANSWQQQPLGASKPRYLEQLENYLRKELLLLDLGTDSAQELRLQPYREIFEFFIEDFKTYKPLLSSIKNAYEVMLAHQREKIRSLEPLKAKIVSMNEDCSERILAMRAEEKYEISLLKKEKMNLLKLIDKKNEEKISLQSEVTKLRKSLAEEYLRYLTERDARKILIGDLNELRYQREDMSLAQSPGVWGEDPVKLTLALKMTRQDLTRTQMELNTMKANFGDVVPRRDFEKQEKINMELQEQLESLRADYEEVRKEHELLLQLHMTTLKERDQFHHELQEIHRTSTPRPDWTKCEGIISGGAERWLMLAEGKNSDQLVDVLLEEIGSGLLREKDFFPGLGFGESVPAFLRFDGPVENKKPSKKEVVNLLVDAWKERIAEEQKESFPDFFFNFLERRFGINDAIAWAYTIFESIKLFHSNEIMSQFYAVLIGKKLESVYINQLETLSHLQKEMANADTQNEGLISMEQFCNILKNTFPLKKEEQIQELMEAAGWGPDNSSTEVFNYRILFTEDEEGQSEPFVQKLREQYDSEKEAYLQELKQDLGLELPDEVNLLKMRGALMNIDPSLDKQTLSTYLSQAFQLPVAELPLEDDEKQEEIVVNLETAIERLQIADIKRAGPRGEPEPTS; translated from the exons ATGGGTGGCCACCTGTCCCCATGGCCAACGTACACCAGTGGCCAGACGATTCTGCATAAACGAAAGCCCTGTTCAGAAGGCTGCCGGAAAAGAGCCAA TAGCTGGCAGCAGCAGCCCCTGGGCGCTTCCAAGCCCAGGTACCTGGAGCAACTAGAGAACTACCTGCGCAAGGAGCTCCTCCTGCTGGACCTGGGCACGGATTCTGCACAAGAGCTGAGGCTGCAG CCTTACAGGGAGATCTTTGAGTTCTTCATAGAGGATTTCAAGACATACAAGCCATTGTTATCCTCCATCAAGAATGCATATGAGGTGATGCTGG CCCACCAAAGGGAGAAAATTCGGTCCCTGGAGCCCCTGAAGGCCAAGATTGTCAGTATGAATGAGGACTGCAGTGAGAGGATCCTGGCCATGAGGGCTGAGGAGAAGTACGAAATCTCCTTGCTCAAGAAAGAGAAGATGAATTTGCTAAAACTCATTgataaaaagaatgaagagaagatCTCCTTGCAGAGTGAG gtGACTAAACTGAGGAAGAGCTTGGCTGAGGAGTACCTTCGCTACCTTACTGAGCGAGATGCCCGCAAGATTCTTATTGGGGACCTGAATGAGCTGCGATACCAGCGAGAAGACATGTCACTAGCCCAGTCCCCAG GTGTTTGGGGAGAGGATCCCGTGAAGCTAACGCTGGCACTGAAGATGACACGACAAGACCTGACCCGCACTCAGATGGAACTCAACACCATGAAAGCCAACTTTGGAGACGTGGTACCCAGGAGAGACTTTGAAAAGCAGGAGAAGATCAACATGGAACTTCAAGAGCAG CTGGAAAGCCTGAGAGCTGACTATGAAGAAGTCCGAAAGGAACACGAGTTACTGCTGCAGTTGCACATGACCACACTGAAGGAGCGGGACCAGTTCCATCATGAGCTACAGGAGATCCATCGCACCTCCACCCCGCGACCCGACTGGACCAAATGCGAAG GTATTATATCAGGGGGTGCAGAACGCTGGCTAATGCTGGCCGAAGGAAAGAACAGTGACCAGCTGGTGGATGTGTTGCTGGAGGAGATTGGCAGTGGTCTGCTTCGGGAGAAAGACTTCTTCCCTGGTCTG GGCTTTGGGGAATCTGTCCCTGCTTTCCTTCGGTTTGATGGCCCTGTGGAGAACAAGAAGCCCAGCAAGAAGGAGGTGGTAAATCTCCTTGTAGATGCCTGGAAGGAACGTATTGCAGAGGAGCAG AAAGAGTcattcccagatttcttcttcaatTTTCTGGAGCGTCGCTTTGGGATCAATGATGCCATAGCCTGGGCTTACACCATTTTTGAAAGTATCAAGCTCTTTCACTCCAATGAGATCATGAGTCAGTTCTATGCAGTCTTGATAGGCAAG AAGCTGGAGAGTGTATATATCAACCAATTGGAGACACTGTCCCATCTGCAGAAGGAGATGGCAAATGCTGACACTCAGAATGAGGGGTTAATATCCATGGAGCAATTCTG CAACATCCTCAAGAATACCTTTCCTCTCAAGAAGGAAGAACAGATTCAGGAGCTAATGGAGGCAGCAGGCTGGGGTCCAGACAACAGCAGTACAGAAGTGTTCAACTACCGAATATTGTTTactgag GATGAGGAGGGTCAGAGTGAGCCGTTTGTGCAAAAGCTGCGGGAACAGTACGACAGTGAAAAGGAAGCATACTtgcaagaactgaagcaggacCTGGGCCTAGAGCT CCCTGATGAGGTGAACCTATTGAAGATGCGTGGGGCCCTGATGAACATCGATCCCAGCCTGGACAAGCAGACGCTGAGCACCTACCTGAGCCAGGCCTTTCAGCTCCCTGTGGCAGAACTGCCACTGGAGGATgatgagaagcaggaggagatTGTAGTAAATCTTGAGACTGCGATTGAACGGCTTCAGATAGCAGACATCAAGCGTGCAGGACCGAGAGGAGAGCCCGAGCCAACAAGCTAG
- the Tsnaxip1 gene encoding translin-associated factor X-interacting protein 1 isoform X4, whose protein sequence is MASPETRYQSFSKSSPCSYPWVATCPHGQRTPVARRFCINESPVQKAAGKEPTHQREKIRSLEPLKAKIVSMNEDCSERILAMRAEEKYEISLLKKEKMNLLKLIDKKNEEKISLQSEVTKLRKSLAEEYLRYLTERDARKILIGDLNELRYQREDMSLAQSPGVWGEDPVKLTLALKMTRQDLTRTQMELNTMKANFGDVVPRRDFEKQEKINMELQEQLESLRADYEEVRKEHELLLQLHMTTLKERDQFHHELQEIHRTSTPRPDWTKCEGIISGGAERWLMLAEGKNSDQLVDVLLEEIGSGLLREKDFFPGLGFGESVPAFLRFDGPVENKKPSKKEVVNLLVDAWKERIAEEQKESFPDFFFNFLERRFGINDAIAWAYTIFESIKLFHSNEIMSQFYAVLIGKKLESVYINQLETLSHLQKEMANADTQNEGLISMEQFCNILKNTFPLKKEEQIQELMEAAGWGPDNSSTEVFNYRILFTEDEEGQSEPFVQKLREQYDSEKEAYLQELKQDLGLELPDEVNLLKMRGALMNIDPSLDKQTLSTYLSQAFQLPVAELPLEDDEKQEEIVVNLETAIERLQIADIKRAGPRGEPEPTS, encoded by the exons ATGGCCAGCCCTGAGACGCGTTACCAGAGTTTCTCCAAGTCCAG CCCTTGCAGTTATCCATGGGTGGCCACCTGTCCCCATGGCCAACGTACACCAGTGGCCAGACGATTCTGCATAAACGAAAGCCCTGTTCAGAAGGCTGCCGGAAAAGAGCCAA CCCACCAAAGGGAGAAAATTCGGTCCCTGGAGCCCCTGAAGGCCAAGATTGTCAGTATGAATGAGGACTGCAGTGAGAGGATCCTGGCCATGAGGGCTGAGGAGAAGTACGAAATCTCCTTGCTCAAGAAAGAGAAGATGAATTTGCTAAAACTCATTgataaaaagaatgaagagaagatCTCCTTGCAGAGTGAG gtGACTAAACTGAGGAAGAGCTTGGCTGAGGAGTACCTTCGCTACCTTACTGAGCGAGATGCCCGCAAGATTCTTATTGGGGACCTGAATGAGCTGCGATACCAGCGAGAAGACATGTCACTAGCCCAGTCCCCAG GTGTTTGGGGAGAGGATCCCGTGAAGCTAACGCTGGCACTGAAGATGACACGACAAGACCTGACCCGCACTCAGATGGAACTCAACACCATGAAAGCCAACTTTGGAGACGTGGTACCCAGGAGAGACTTTGAAAAGCAGGAGAAGATCAACATGGAACTTCAAGAGCAG CTGGAAAGCCTGAGAGCTGACTATGAAGAAGTCCGAAAGGAACACGAGTTACTGCTGCAGTTGCACATGACCACACTGAAGGAGCGGGACCAGTTCCATCATGAGCTACAGGAGATCCATCGCACCTCCACCCCGCGACCCGACTGGACCAAATGCGAAG GTATTATATCAGGGGGTGCAGAACGCTGGCTAATGCTGGCCGAAGGAAAGAACAGTGACCAGCTGGTGGATGTGTTGCTGGAGGAGATTGGCAGTGGTCTGCTTCGGGAGAAAGACTTCTTCCCTGGTCTG GGCTTTGGGGAATCTGTCCCTGCTTTCCTTCGGTTTGATGGCCCTGTGGAGAACAAGAAGCCCAGCAAGAAGGAGGTGGTAAATCTCCTTGTAGATGCCTGGAAGGAACGTATTGCAGAGGAGCAG AAAGAGTcattcccagatttcttcttcaatTTTCTGGAGCGTCGCTTTGGGATCAATGATGCCATAGCCTGGGCTTACACCATTTTTGAAAGTATCAAGCTCTTTCACTCCAATGAGATCATGAGTCAGTTCTATGCAGTCTTGATAGGCAAG AAGCTGGAGAGTGTATATATCAACCAATTGGAGACACTGTCCCATCTGCAGAAGGAGATGGCAAATGCTGACACTCAGAATGAGGGGTTAATATCCATGGAGCAATTCTG CAACATCCTCAAGAATACCTTTCCTCTCAAGAAGGAAGAACAGATTCAGGAGCTAATGGAGGCAGCAGGCTGGGGTCCAGACAACAGCAGTACAGAAGTGTTCAACTACCGAATATTGTTTactgag GATGAGGAGGGTCAGAGTGAGCCGTTTGTGCAAAAGCTGCGGGAACAGTACGACAGTGAAAAGGAAGCATACTtgcaagaactgaagcaggacCTGGGCCTAGAGCT CCCTGATGAGGTGAACCTATTGAAGATGCGTGGGGCCCTGATGAACATCGATCCCAGCCTGGACAAGCAGACGCTGAGCACCTACCTGAGCCAGGCCTTTCAGCTCCCTGTGGCAGAACTGCCACTGGAGGATgatgagaagcaggaggagatTGTAGTAAATCTTGAGACTGCGATTGAACGGCTTCAGATAGCAGACATCAAGCGTGCAGGACCGAGAGGAGAGCCCGAGCCAACAAGCTAG
- the Tsnaxip1 gene encoding translin-associated factor X-interacting protein 1 isoform X3 produces the protein MASPETRYQSFSKSRTRAQSSGENTEAKSVEKRKLSQKRRTLPYREIFEFFIEDFKTYKPLLSSIKNAYEVMLAHQREKIRSLEPLKAKIVSMNEDCSERILAMRAEEKYEISLLKKEKMNLLKLIDKKNEEKISLQSEVTKLRKSLAEEYLRYLTERDARKILIGDLNELRYQREDMSLAQSPGVWGEDPVKLTLALKMTRQDLTRTQMELNTMKANFGDVVPRRDFEKQEKINMELQEQLESLRADYEEVRKEHELLLQLHMTTLKERDQFHHELQEIHRTSTPRPDWTKCEGIISGGAERWLMLAEGKNSDQLVDVLLEEIGSGLLREKDFFPGLGFGESVPAFLRFDGPVENKKPSKKEVVNLLVDAWKERIAEEQKESFPDFFFNFLERRFGINDAIAWAYTIFESIKLFHSNEIMSQFYAVLIGKKLESVYINQLETLSHLQKEMANADTQNEGLISMEQFCNILKNTFPLKKEEQIQELMEAAGWGPDNSSTEVFNYRILFTEDEEGQSEPFVQKLREQYDSEKEAYLQELKQDLGLELPDEVNLLKMRGALMNIDPSLDKQTLSTYLSQAFQLPVAELPLEDDEKQEEIVVNLETAIERLQIADIKRAGPRGEPEPTS, from the exons ATGGCCAGCCCTGAGACGCGTTACCAGAGTTTCTCCAAGTCCAG AACACGTGCACAATCTTCAGGAGAGAATACAGAAGCCAAGAGCGTTGAGAAACGAAAGCTCTCTCAGAAACGAAGAACGCTG CCTTACAGGGAGATCTTTGAGTTCTTCATAGAGGATTTCAAGACATACAAGCCATTGTTATCCTCCATCAAGAATGCATATGAGGTGATGCTGG CCCACCAAAGGGAGAAAATTCGGTCCCTGGAGCCCCTGAAGGCCAAGATTGTCAGTATGAATGAGGACTGCAGTGAGAGGATCCTGGCCATGAGGGCTGAGGAGAAGTACGAAATCTCCTTGCTCAAGAAAGAGAAGATGAATTTGCTAAAACTCATTgataaaaagaatgaagagaagatCTCCTTGCAGAGTGAG gtGACTAAACTGAGGAAGAGCTTGGCTGAGGAGTACCTTCGCTACCTTACTGAGCGAGATGCCCGCAAGATTCTTATTGGGGACCTGAATGAGCTGCGATACCAGCGAGAAGACATGTCACTAGCCCAGTCCCCAG GTGTTTGGGGAGAGGATCCCGTGAAGCTAACGCTGGCACTGAAGATGACACGACAAGACCTGACCCGCACTCAGATGGAACTCAACACCATGAAAGCCAACTTTGGAGACGTGGTACCCAGGAGAGACTTTGAAAAGCAGGAGAAGATCAACATGGAACTTCAAGAGCAG CTGGAAAGCCTGAGAGCTGACTATGAAGAAGTCCGAAAGGAACACGAGTTACTGCTGCAGTTGCACATGACCACACTGAAGGAGCGGGACCAGTTCCATCATGAGCTACAGGAGATCCATCGCACCTCCACCCCGCGACCCGACTGGACCAAATGCGAAG GTATTATATCAGGGGGTGCAGAACGCTGGCTAATGCTGGCCGAAGGAAAGAACAGTGACCAGCTGGTGGATGTGTTGCTGGAGGAGATTGGCAGTGGTCTGCTTCGGGAGAAAGACTTCTTCCCTGGTCTG GGCTTTGGGGAATCTGTCCCTGCTTTCCTTCGGTTTGATGGCCCTGTGGAGAACAAGAAGCCCAGCAAGAAGGAGGTGGTAAATCTCCTTGTAGATGCCTGGAAGGAACGTATTGCAGAGGAGCAG AAAGAGTcattcccagatttcttcttcaatTTTCTGGAGCGTCGCTTTGGGATCAATGATGCCATAGCCTGGGCTTACACCATTTTTGAAAGTATCAAGCTCTTTCACTCCAATGAGATCATGAGTCAGTTCTATGCAGTCTTGATAGGCAAG AAGCTGGAGAGTGTATATATCAACCAATTGGAGACACTGTCCCATCTGCAGAAGGAGATGGCAAATGCTGACACTCAGAATGAGGGGTTAATATCCATGGAGCAATTCTG CAACATCCTCAAGAATACCTTTCCTCTCAAGAAGGAAGAACAGATTCAGGAGCTAATGGAGGCAGCAGGCTGGGGTCCAGACAACAGCAGTACAGAAGTGTTCAACTACCGAATATTGTTTactgag GATGAGGAGGGTCAGAGTGAGCCGTTTGTGCAAAAGCTGCGGGAACAGTACGACAGTGAAAAGGAAGCATACTtgcaagaactgaagcaggacCTGGGCCTAGAGCT CCCTGATGAGGTGAACCTATTGAAGATGCGTGGGGCCCTGATGAACATCGATCCCAGCCTGGACAAGCAGACGCTGAGCACCTACCTGAGCCAGGCCTTTCAGCTCCCTGTGGCAGAACTGCCACTGGAGGATgatgagaagcaggaggagatTGTAGTAAATCTTGAGACTGCGATTGAACGGCTTCAGATAGCAGACATCAAGCGTGCAGGACCGAGAGGAGAGCCCGAGCCAACAAGCTAG